In Flavobacterium cerinum, one genomic interval encodes:
- a CDS encoding FUSC family protein has protein sequence MEQKELTTLTNEELLQEMKKMKTTRIYDAGIIGVLIGAAFYGTVKAGFGIFTFIPLAYTPIAAKNNKKYNALKELLKERGL, from the coding sequence ATGGAACAAAAAGAACTAACAACCTTAACAAACGAAGAATTGTTACAGGAAATGAAAAAAATGAAAACCACCCGAATTTATGATGCCGGGATTATCGGTGTTTTAATAGGAGCGGCCTTTTATGGTACCGTAAAAGCAGGATTCGGAATATTTACCTTTATTCCGTTAGCCTATACGCCTATAGCAGCGAAAAACAATAAAAAATACAATGCGTTAAAAGAACTGCTAAAAGAAAGAGGGCTGTAA